The Procambarus clarkii isolate CNS0578487 chromosome 39, FALCON_Pclarkii_2.0, whole genome shotgun sequence genome window below encodes:
- the LOC123760328 gene encoding E3 ubiquitin-protein ligase RNF8 isoform X4, protein MSTCHELQKMGTQRLFYLKRLPPNDGQYDVIPFKEDEVLIGRTIDAAYKILDKLISRKHALFRRKLDHWTVTNLSLNGVYVNGEAIAKETEHDLSVGDTVQLGQPASFVYRFGMKVIGARPGNTSQDCSIKRIKSERERSSVQVNLSQEHAILEQQLKESDALQARLQQERDQLRTSLHQQHEQLQEKYQHEREQLEMQFAAGALAQQVMLEEKEALAKNLEMQVTQLQGRLDDERKTLEERARKEEEQRNRILQEKESVLHRLEKEKANLELKLEEERKRLQDQLKATESHKEELRQQVQEKESAIRAKEAEQKQAEQEKQKLKDELAQERCNLMRELESVKNALAEKEHTNALLGSELKDKEEELRSKLSSLERGMQERVTAEVEKSTAVVHEKAMKDLQQVLEDKSRLQEELHHAQAHDHEQLASLHEALQMLEAQKMSLEQELASTAVASEHARKEVVESVSDVLENEFQCPICNELFITAIMLNCSHTFCRYCIDQWKKNKKECPNCRAPITSETRSLVVDNFIEKIVPTLSEEMKRRRAEIVAERKAVVEAASLAQAQAAAAAAAAPRGRGRRGGRGRNRNGSARSLGYWLS, encoded by the exons ATGTCCACCTGCCATGAACTCCAGAAAATGGGGACGCAGAGGTTATTTTACCTGAAGCGCCTCCCTCCCAATGACGGCCAGTACGACGTCATTCCGTTCAAGGAGGATGAG gTATTAATTGGACGAACAATAGATGCTGCCTACAAAATTCTCGACAAGCTTATATCACGAAAGCATGCACTTTTCAGACGAAAATTAGatcattggactgttactaatctt aGTTTAAATGGGGTATATGTGAATGGTGAAGCCATTGCCAAGGAAACAGAGCATGATCTGAGCGTTGGTGACACAGTACAGCTTGGCCAGCCTGCATCATTTGTTTATCGCTTTGGAATGAAGGTGATTGGTGCAAGGCCTGGAAATACTTCACAAGATTGTAGTATCAAGAGAATCAAatctgagagagagag GAGTAGTGTACAAGTCAACCTTAGTCAAGAACACGCAATACTTGAACAGCAGTTAAAAGAGAGTGATGCCTTGCAAGCAAGATTGCAACAAGAGAGAGACCAGTTGCGCACGTCACTTCATCAGCAGCATGAACAGTTACAAGAAAA ATATCAGCATGAAAGAGAGCAGCTGGAGATGCAGTTTGCGGCTGGTGCTCTTGCTCAGCAAGTAATGCTggaagagaaggaagctcttgccaaGAATTTAGAGATGCAG GTAACACAGCTTCAAGGCCGGTTGGATGATGAACGTAAAACGTTGGAGGAGCGTGCAAGAAAAGAGGAGGAACAAAGAAACCGTATTCTCCAGGAAAAG GAGAGTGTCCTCCACCGACTAGAGAAGGAAAAGGCCAACCTTGAGCTCAAGCTAGAAGAAGAACGTAAGCGCCTTCAGGATCAACTTAAAGCTACAGAGAGTCACAAAGAAGAGTTAAGACAGCAG GTGCAAGAAAAGGAGTCAGCTATCCGGGCCAAGGAGGCAGAGCAGAAACAAGCTGAACAAGAGAAACAGAAGTTGAAAGATGAGTTGGCTCAGGAGCGATGTAATCTTATGAGGGAACTTGAAAGTGTTAAGAATGCACTTGCTGAAAAAGAGCATACAAATGCTCTTCTTGGTTCTGAACTCAAGGACAAGGAGGAGGAATTGCGCAGTAAATTG TCGTCATTGGAAAGAGGAATGCAAGAGAGAGTAACAGCAGAAGTGGAGAAGTCTACAGCCGTAGTGCATGAGAAGGCCATGAAGGATTTGCAACAGGTACTTGAGGATAAGAGCAGATTACAAGAAGAGCTACATCATGCTCAAGCTCATGACCATGAACAG TTAGCTAGTTTACATGAAGCTCTGCAAATGCTGGAAGCCCAGAAAATGTCACTGGAACAAGAGCTTGCGTCAACAGCAGTAGCATCAGAACATGCAAGGAAGGAGGTTGTGGAATCTGTTTCTGATGTTCTTGAAAATGAATTCCAATGCCCCATCTGCAATGAACTCTTCATCACT GCCATAATGCTGAATTGCAGCCATACATTCTGCAGATACTGTATTGACCAATGGAAAAAGAATAAGAAAGAGTGTCCAAACTGCCGTGCTCCCATTACGTCTGAGACACGCTCTCTTGTAGTTGATAATTTCATCGAGAAGATTGTGCCAACCTTATCGGAAGAAATGAAGAGAAGGAGAGCAGAGATTGTTGCAGAAAGGAAAg
- the LOC123760328 gene encoding E3 ubiquitin-protein ligase RNF8 isoform X5, with protein MSTCHELQKMGTQRLFYLKRLPPNDGQYDVIPFKEDEVLIGRTIDAAYKILDKLISRKHALFRRKLDHWTVTNLSLNGVYVNGEAIAKETEHDLSVGDTVQLGQPASFVYRFGMKVIGARPGNTSQDCSIKRIKSERERSSVQVNLSQEHAILEQQLKESDALQARLQQERDQLRTSLHQQHEQLQEKYQHEREQLEMQFAAGALAQQVMLEEKEALAKNLEMQVTQLQGRLDDERKTLEERARKEEEQRNRILQEKESVLHRLEKEKANLELKLEEERKRLQDQLKATESHKEELRQQVQEKESAIRAKEAEQKQAEQEKQKLKDELAQERCNLMRELESVKNALAEKEHTNALLGSELKDKEEELRSKLSSLERGMQERVTAEVEKSTAVVHEKAMKDLQQVLEDKSRLQEELHHAQAHDHEQLASLHEALQMLEAQKMSLEQELASTAVASEHARKEVVESVSDVLENEFQCPICNELFITAIMLNCSHTFCRYCIDQWKKNKKECPNCRAPITSETRSLVVDNFIEKIVPTLSEEMKRRRAEIVAERKAVVEAASLAQAQAAAAAAAAPRGRGRRGGRGRNRNGLHR; from the exons ATGTCCACCTGCCATGAACTCCAGAAAATGGGGACGCAGAGGTTATTTTACCTGAAGCGCCTCCCTCCCAATGACGGCCAGTACGACGTCATTCCGTTCAAGGAGGATGAG gTATTAATTGGACGAACAATAGATGCTGCCTACAAAATTCTCGACAAGCTTATATCACGAAAGCATGCACTTTTCAGACGAAAATTAGatcattggactgttactaatctt aGTTTAAATGGGGTATATGTGAATGGTGAAGCCATTGCCAAGGAAACAGAGCATGATCTGAGCGTTGGTGACACAGTACAGCTTGGCCAGCCTGCATCATTTGTTTATCGCTTTGGAATGAAGGTGATTGGTGCAAGGCCTGGAAATACTTCACAAGATTGTAGTATCAAGAGAATCAAatctgagagagagag GAGTAGTGTACAAGTCAACCTTAGTCAAGAACACGCAATACTTGAACAGCAGTTAAAAGAGAGTGATGCCTTGCAAGCAAGATTGCAACAAGAGAGAGACCAGTTGCGCACGTCACTTCATCAGCAGCATGAACAGTTACAAGAAAA ATATCAGCATGAAAGAGAGCAGCTGGAGATGCAGTTTGCGGCTGGTGCTCTTGCTCAGCAAGTAATGCTggaagagaaggaagctcttgccaaGAATTTAGAGATGCAG GTAACACAGCTTCAAGGCCGGTTGGATGATGAACGTAAAACGTTGGAGGAGCGTGCAAGAAAAGAGGAGGAACAAAGAAACCGTATTCTCCAGGAAAAG GAGAGTGTCCTCCACCGACTAGAGAAGGAAAAGGCCAACCTTGAGCTCAAGCTAGAAGAAGAACGTAAGCGCCTTCAGGATCAACTTAAAGCTACAGAGAGTCACAAAGAAGAGTTAAGACAGCAG GTGCAAGAAAAGGAGTCAGCTATCCGGGCCAAGGAGGCAGAGCAGAAACAAGCTGAACAAGAGAAACAGAAGTTGAAAGATGAGTTGGCTCAGGAGCGATGTAATCTTATGAGGGAACTTGAAAGTGTTAAGAATGCACTTGCTGAAAAAGAGCATACAAATGCTCTTCTTGGTTCTGAACTCAAGGACAAGGAGGAGGAATTGCGCAGTAAATTG TCGTCATTGGAAAGAGGAATGCAAGAGAGAGTAACAGCAGAAGTGGAGAAGTCTACAGCCGTAGTGCATGAGAAGGCCATGAAGGATTTGCAACAGGTACTTGAGGATAAGAGCAGATTACAAGAAGAGCTACATCATGCTCAAGCTCATGACCATGAACAG TTAGCTAGTTTACATGAAGCTCTGCAAATGCTGGAAGCCCAGAAAATGTCACTGGAACAAGAGCTTGCGTCAACAGCAGTAGCATCAGAACATGCAAGGAAGGAGGTTGTGGAATCTGTTTCTGATGTTCTTGAAAATGAATTCCAATGCCCCATCTGCAATGAACTCTTCATCACT GCCATAATGCTGAATTGCAGCCATACATTCTGCAGATACTGTATTGACCAATGGAAAAAGAATAAGAAAGAGTGTCCAAACTGCCGTGCTCCCATTACGTCTGAGACACGCTCTCTTGTAGTTGATAATTTCATCGAGAAGATTGTGCCAACCTTATCGGAAGAAATGAAGAGAAGGAGAGCAGAGATTGTTGCAGAAAGGAAAg